The following DNA comes from Naumovozyma castellii chromosome 4, complete genome.
CAGTATCCATAACCGTTTGTTATAAGTCTTTTAATACGGGTAACCGTTGGTTGGCCACCTTCGGAGGGACACGATCCGATCGATCACCGGACGTGTCAGACCACTTAGTATGCAAGTAGGGGGTTGCATTGTATTGGACACTATGTCATATGCTAACGTATATAAGCTACCATGTTGAGACGTCTTTGACTGCTGGACCCTTtgggtatttatttatattaatatatattacttacgtaatataacgaagaatactttgaattaaaggattacTCTTAACAGTGTTGTTGttaatttccaagaaattggaTTAACCTTTTTCTGAAGATTTGATCTATTGATTTGGAGAGCTAGATAAAActgaaattttgaaactatGTGAGCGGTTTACCCTAAGTCTATTTCAACTCTTATTTTTCATAAAATGTTACGATATATACTGTTCCTGTAAAACTTATATTACTATCTTTCCATACCCTTATTTGTTCTGATATTACAAACGTTTAAACtgattttaaatttctaTCTTTTCTCCCTTCCTTTAATCGTAAATACAAGAACCGCAGTTGAATTAGGGAGGTTACAATTACTGCAAATACCAAGGCTGCAAACCCATTTAGCATTCtggaaaatatatcttCATTGATGTCGCGATGTGATGATTCGAGCGGGAGTAGCTCCTTAATTAATGTATTATTTTGGATATTGCTCAAGGTAAAATCTGCCTTATGAAGCCTCTTTGCTGCCCTTGAAGTATATTGGGTttctaaatatttgttcAGCTCTGGATTCAAAATGTCATTGGCACTGGTAAAAAGCTTGATAAGTTTTATTGCATTAATGGAATTCCAGGAACGATCAAACACtaaattttggaaacaaaattcaaaatcgtTCTCACCATCTGGGTTTAATTGAAATAAAGTAGTGCCCGTCAATAAATCTCTCGTACTTTGCAATAAATTTCCAGATCGCAAACCAAAAACAGTTAAGTAAAGTTTTTGCTTACCTTTCTCAGAACTGGTTCCACCAAAACGAGTAAAGTCAATCTTGTACGGCAATACTTCCTGAACTGTGATACCAAATACCAATTCCTGACTCTGTTTGTGAAGTTCCGTATTTAGGATGATACAAATAGACTCATTCTTGTTAACATTGAAGTTATTTGGTGTATAATAGTTTGGTGCATTCTTTGGTAAAATTTCAAACGAAAGATGATCCCCtttcaacttcaaagaGGTTCTATTTTGTGGATTCCTATCTGCAACACCGTGGGTTAGTTGCGTAAAAGTGGCTAACCACCAAAAGAGAACCAAACATATATTACTAATATGCATTTTTTACTGAATGTCTTAGGCTGCTACCTACATTATTTGTTGTCTGTGAGCAGGTTTTTTAATATGACACTAATTCCTTAAGAAAATATGTCAAGCGAAAAGATAAGTTCGCGGTTATTAACAATAGTGTTTTAATAAACATAGTTAGTTGTTTGAAAGTTCCTTGAACTGGACACAAATACATTTTATAACTCCGGATTTTCCTTGTTAGTAGGTGTAGAAACCCAAATTGTAACCTTCCTATATACATATTGGGACCTTCAAGAGTTAATCCCAATAGttaaaaaaagaaaatgttcCCTTCTTTTAACCAGCACCGACCAATAAAGGTCGGCTTTAATCGTCTGCTAAAATTAAGAAAACAGTTCAGGTAGACTCAAGGTAGGAAACCTAATACATATCATCGACCAGTGGAGCTAACGTCAAACTTTTAAAACGTTTAATGTGTCCGCCAATTTGCAAGACGCGGACGGACATTACTGaatgatttcaattcaCATTGGAACATTTCAGTGGAGGATGGACAGTAGAACAGAGAACCCACTGCTACTACAATTATACAGGGGTTTCAAATTGGCAGTACCATGTTGAATGATATTAATGACCTGTTAGCGATCGACTCCaagattgaagatataAAGGACCAAAGAACTCAATTGGCCACGCTACTTCAAAATGCTCAACAGAATAATATATCTTTGATAAAGCCCCAACTGCGTGATCGCTCTGAAAATATTGCTGCTGATATTATCTCCAGAGCTCACAGTTTGAGTGGTGTACAAGAACTTAAAAAGCAATATGGATCATTAGACGTACTAGATGAGCTGGAACAGTTATATGAAAAACAAGAGACTTTGAATAATGCCAAGATTGACTTAGAACATTTAAAGACTGagataaaaaaattgggtAACCTAGATATTTTAGAATTATCATGGGAAACAGTTTTAGAATTGCATGATAAAATTAAAGCAACTATAGAGCTAGTGGAAAAAGACCCCACTGAAAAGTTGTCTATTGATCAAGTGACATCGAATTTCAATGACAATGTTATCACACGTTGGGCCAATAGTATATCGAATGACTTTAAACAATTGTTATTAGAATCCAAATGGGATGCCAATCAATGCACAACCCCGGAACATGATCTAATAGATAAATTAAGAGAGACATCATCACTTCTTTACAAAATAAGCTTGCTATATCTAAACACTGCTGACTCAAACCTTTGGAACTTTCAATGCATTGCAaacaattttaaaattagatttctttatcatttCCATGAATCTTCAGCCATGAtagaaatatatttcaaattcctGAATGATTATTTGACAGAAAATCTGTACAAATGCATAAACATATTCCATGATGAAGCAAATGGAATTACTGAACAAAAAATACACgaagaatttatcaacTATGTATTACAACCAATCAGAGATAAAGTTCAATCTACATTATCACagaatgatttgaaaactttaatTATTCTAATAtctcaaataattttcacTGATAAGAATCTATCCACTTCATTTCATTACACTGGAAAAGGCCTAGTCTCATTATTACCAGATGAATCCTGGGACAAATGGCTCACTTATGAGATAGAAGCGACCACCAAACAGTTTGAAACAATTACCCAAAATCCTGTAGATTTGTCCAAATCTGCtgatgattttaataagatattgaagaaaaccTATGAATATTTAGAACCTTTCTATCAACTTGAATACGAACCGTTGGAAACCTACAAGTTAAAGACGTGTTCTCAAATATTTATGAAACTGTCATCCTCATATCTTGACTACGTCTTAACTACAGATTCATTAGGGGAAAAACGTACGaaggaaaaagaattataccaaaccattattaaattacAATGTTTAAACATAGTCTACAGGAAGATATATGAATTATCAGAAAATCCAGTATTCATAAGGCTCACGAACATggttaatgaaattgaaggttcaaattatttttctgTATTCCAAAACATATTAAATGATTACCAAACTGATATGGTAGatgatattcaaaattcCATTATACATAGAGTTAAGAAGTTAATCAAAGAATCATTgcaaaattatttcaaactAAAGACGTGGtccaatttggaaaaccCAAGTGAAAATATGGAAAGTGCTAGTTCCGAATTGGTTAATAcaataaatcttttgaataGGGTTATTAATAGCGTAGATTCACGAGATATTCCGTCACCcattattttaaatattaaaaatgagTTATTAAATATCATCGTGAATTATTTCGTGGAATctattttaaaattgaataaatttaatcaGCAAGGTTTATCTCAATTTAACATCGATTTCTGCTCATTGAGAGATACTTTAAACCTGCCAacaaatattataaatgCTAAAGAATCTAATCTcttagaattattaaaagtATTGACTATAAGGTATGATCAAAAGGGGGAAACGTTTTTATCAAAGACATATATTAATGCTGGTGCCTTTGACGATCTGAGAAAACGTCTCTCATTACAGCACCTAGATGACTCTGACATTCAAGATGCATTATATAGAATAGTATATGGAAATATTATATAAGAACGTGTATTGTGAATTCaatatgaataatattAGGATAGAGAGAGAAAATTACGTTGTATAATGatttcattgttttcattaAGGGATTCAGTTGCAACCGCTGATAAAGCTCATATTTATGGATATTCTCGggagagagagagagagagagagagagagatGCCGATGGTTATTTAGACTATTCTTTCCTAAAAATGTTCATTTTGTTGATAAACTCTGCACTTtccaaaatcaaaataatgtATTACCAGTAGAATCCACAATTTCAGGTAATTCCATATTATCATCAGCAGTgtcgtcatcatcgtcGGCgacaaaagaatttttatttCCTTTATGAGTCGCGGTGATATATTCACTACTGTTCTTATTGGAAATTGTTGCCAAATGTGTCTTGGTAAAAGTTTCCAGCATTTCACCCATTGTAGATATCATGCCTGTGGGCCCTTCATCAAATAAGCTTTCGCTTTCTGCTTTTGTTACCCATGcatattcatcaattggCTCAATGACAGAAGACTGATCGTTTGGCAATGGGGCCTCTAAACCGGCTTTTGTTTGTTCCTCCTCAAGTCTATCATCCCCGTTGAAATGAACCCCTATCAAATGATCTATTACATTCCAACCATAAGCATTTGCAAATCTTCTCCTTAcaatgatattattatgtGCATCTGGTTTCAAGGCAACAACGACTTTTCTCCACGACATACCTTCGTGCCATCTTCTTGCAATGGATTCCTCCAATTTTTGATATCTTTTCCTTCCTGCTTTGATATCTGTAAATGCTTGTAATAACATATTTTCactattgaagaaagtatCCTCTAACTCGGTATCACCTTTCGGTAAATCCTCCTGAGTATATGTTTTATCATGAATGATTACGGGGTGTCTTGCCTTTGgattcaataaatattcttgatcCGGTAATGGAGGTAGTAAAATTGATGTAGCTGACTGTAGCATGGAAACTTTAGGAAGTTTTGAATCTGGTCCCTGGGGAAATTTCTGAGGTGCCCATATACTTAACATCTTTGTCAATGgtgaaataaaatttttattaaatgaagcGGTGTTTTCTGGGATGGTGACGTTTTGTTCATCCTTTGCTagttcttcatcttcattcttATGCAATTGTTCCAGTATGTCGTCATAGTCCAGGAATAAGAGAGATGCTGTGTACAAGGGGACAATACCATCA
Coding sequences within:
- the RRT6 gene encoding Rrt6p (ancestral locus Anc_2.327), whose translation is MHISNICLVLFWWLATFTQLTHGVADRNPQNRTSLKLKGDHLSFEILPKNAPNYYTPNNFNVNKNESICIILNTELHKQSQELVFGITVQEVLPYKIDFTRFGGTSSEKGKQKLYLTVFGLRSGNLLQSTRDLLTGTTLFQLNPDGENDFEFCFQNLVFDRSWNSINAIKLIKLFTSANDILNPELNKYLETQYTSRAAKRLHKADFTLSNIQNNTLIKELLPLESSHRDINEDIFSRMLNGFAALVFAVIVTSLIQLRFLYLRLKEGRKDRNLKSV
- the TIP20 gene encoding Tip20p (ancestral locus Anc_2.329); the protein is MLNDINDLLAIDSKIEDIKDQRTQLATLLQNAQQNNISLIKPQLRDRSENIAADIISRAHSLSGVQELKKQYGSLDVLDELEQLYEKQETLNNAKIDLEHLKTEIKKLGNLDILELSWETVLELHDKIKATIELVEKDPTEKLSIDQVTSNFNDNVITRWANSISNDFKQLLLESKWDANQCTTPEHDLIDKLRETSSLLYKISLLYLNTADSNLWNFQCIANNFKIRFLYHFHESSAMIEIYFKFLNDYLTENLYKCINIFHDEANGITEQKIHEEFINYVLQPIRDKVQSTLSQNDLKTLIILISQIIFTDKNLSTSFHYTGKGLVSLLPDESWDKWLTYEIEATTKQFETITQNPVDLSKSADDFNKILKKTYEYLEPFYQLEYEPLETYKLKTCSQIFMKLSSSYLDYVLTTDSLGEKRTKEKELYQTIIKLQCLNIVYRKIYELSENPVFIRLTNMVNEIEGSNYFSVFQNILNDYQTDMVDDIQNSIIHRVKKLIKESLQNYFKLKTWSNLENPSENMESASSELVNTINLLNRVINSVDSRDIPSPIILNIKNELLNIIVNYFVESILKLNKFNQQGLSQFNIDFCSLRDTLNLPTNIINAKESNLLELLKVLTIRYDQKGETFLSKTYINAGAFDDLRKRLSLQHLDDSDIQDALYRIVYGNII